Proteins from a genomic interval of Bifidobacterium longum subsp. infantis ATCC 15697 = JCM 1222 = DSM 20088:
- a CDS encoding class I SAM-dependent methyltransferase encodes MASGKAMTVGEMASLFLDPDTPVRIDAFDGSHFGPADADLKVKIAAPNCMYQLLAHPNEIGIVRAYILGDFDVDDIDYADPYPAMRKLVSLAKYVRPLTPASIARVSAGILSHGFKKPPVPATEGPSKFARIKRGLMPHTEKADSETVSFHYDMSNEFYADFLGPSMTYTCAVFDNEHMSLEDAQANKLRLILDKLDLQPGQHLLDIGCGWGSMVITAARRGIKALGVTLSKEQAAYANEWIAREGLQDLAEVRVQDYREVPEHDFDGICSIGMMEHVGVKNYQSYFEEMFRLLKPMGRLLNHQITISHDKPHGKPGTDEFLDRYIFPDGDLGAPGFIESCIHDAGFNVVHQENLRQHYALTLHHWSQNLSEHWDDAVKQVGFERAKVWGMYMAACALNFELDGIQIHQFLAVKPDRVGHPDGKWYPLRQWWQA; translated from the coding sequence ATGGCAAGTGGCAAGGCTATGACAGTCGGCGAGATGGCATCCCTGTTTCTCGACCCCGACACTCCCGTTCGTATCGACGCTTTTGACGGCTCGCATTTCGGCCCGGCAGACGCGGATTTGAAGGTCAAAATCGCCGCGCCGAACTGCATGTACCAGCTGCTCGCGCACCCGAATGAAATCGGCATCGTGCGCGCATACATTCTGGGCGATTTCGACGTGGACGACATTGACTACGCCGACCCGTATCCGGCGATGCGCAAGCTGGTGTCGCTGGCCAAATACGTTCGCCCACTCACTCCCGCATCCATTGCCCGCGTATCCGCCGGCATTCTGAGTCACGGCTTCAAGAAGCCGCCGGTGCCCGCCACCGAGGGCCCAAGCAAGTTCGCCCGCATCAAGCGTGGCCTGATGCCGCACACCGAAAAGGCCGATTCGGAAACCGTCAGCTTTCACTACGACATGTCCAACGAGTTCTACGCCGACTTCCTCGGCCCCTCCATGACGTACACCTGCGCGGTATTCGACAACGAGCACATGAGCCTTGAAGACGCACAGGCCAACAAACTGCGCCTGATTCTCGACAAACTGGACTTGCAGCCCGGCCAGCACTTACTGGACATCGGCTGCGGCTGGGGTTCGATGGTCATCACCGCCGCCCGTCGCGGCATCAAGGCGCTCGGCGTCACCCTCTCCAAGGAACAGGCCGCGTACGCCAACGAATGGATCGCCCGTGAAGGGCTGCAGGATCTGGCCGAAGTGCGCGTACAGGACTACCGCGAGGTGCCCGAGCATGACTTCGACGGTATCTGCTCGATCGGCATGATGGAGCACGTAGGCGTCAAGAACTACCAGAGCTACTTCGAAGAGATGTTCCGTCTCCTGAAGCCGATGGGCCGACTGCTGAACCACCAGATCACCATCAGCCATGACAAGCCTCACGGCAAGCCCGGCACCGACGAATTCCTCGACCGTTACATCTTCCCGGACGGCGACCTCGGCGCGCCCGGCTTCATCGAATCGTGCATCCATGACGCCGGCTTCAACGTGGTGCATCAGGAGAACCTGCGCCAGCACTATGCGCTCACCCTGCATCACTGGAGCCAGAACCTCTCCGAGCATTGGGACGACGCGGTCAAGCAGGTCGGCTTTGAACGCGCCAAGGTATGGGGTATGTACATGGCCGCCTGCGCTCTGAACTTCGAGCTCGACGGCATCCAGATCCACCAGTTCCTGGCTGTCAAGCCGGATCGCGTGGGCCACCCGGACGGCAAGTGGTACCCTCTGCGCCAATGGTGGCAGGCCTGA
- the fucO gene encoding lactaldehyde reductase, whose amino-acid sequence MVYRMIFNQTAYFGRGSIKEIPAVAKQHGFTKAFIVTDPVLLETGTAEKVTKVLDEAGLAYEVFSNVKPNPPVECIKDGVAKFAESGADFLIGLGGGSPQDTCKGIGIITANPEFADVLSLEGVADTKNPSVPIFGVPTTAGTASETTINYVVTDTANKRKFVAVDPHDIPIVAFVDPDLTDSMPRGLKVATGLDALTHAIEGYITPGAWSLSDCLSMQTIRMIAQNLAKSADGDIPAGEQMAYASYITGMAYSNVGLGLVHGMAHPLGGRLGVAHGVANGILLAPVMEYNKDFTGEKYRDIADAFGVEDAYTGDLETVREEAVQAVHKLTVDLKNPTTISEVGATEGDLEPLAHDAFNDVCTPGNPRQATQEDILAIYKSLM is encoded by the coding sequence ATGGTATACCGCATGATTTTCAACCAGACTGCATACTTCGGACGTGGCTCGATCAAGGAAATTCCGGCCGTCGCCAAGCAGCACGGCTTCACCAAGGCATTTATCGTCACTGATCCGGTACTGCTGGAGACCGGCACCGCCGAGAAGGTCACCAAGGTTCTGGATGAGGCCGGCCTGGCGTATGAGGTGTTCTCCAACGTCAAGCCGAACCCGCCGGTAGAGTGCATTAAGGACGGCGTCGCCAAGTTCGCCGAATCCGGCGCGGACTTCCTGATTGGTCTGGGCGGCGGCTCCCCGCAAGACACCTGCAAGGGCATCGGCATCATCACCGCCAACCCGGAGTTCGCCGACGTGCTGTCCCTGGAAGGCGTCGCGGATACCAAGAACCCGTCCGTCCCGATCTTCGGCGTGCCGACCACCGCCGGTACCGCTTCCGAGACGACCATCAACTACGTGGTCACCGATACCGCCAACAAGCGTAAGTTCGTGGCCGTCGACCCGCACGACATCCCGATCGTCGCTTTCGTTGATCCTGATCTGACCGACTCGATGCCGCGCGGCCTGAAGGTCGCCACCGGACTTGACGCCCTGACCCACGCCATCGAGGGTTACATTACCCCGGGTGCCTGGAGCCTGTCCGACTGCCTGTCCATGCAGACCATTCGCATGATTGCCCAGAACCTGGCCAAGTCCGCCGATGGCGACATTCCGGCTGGCGAGCAGATGGCCTACGCGTCCTACATCACCGGCATGGCCTACTCGAACGTGGGCCTCGGCCTGGTGCACGGCATGGCTCACCCGCTGGGCGGCCGTCTGGGCGTGGCCCACGGTGTGGCCAACGGCATTCTGCTGGCCCCGGTCATGGAATACAACAAGGACTTCACCGGTGAGAAGTACCGCGACATCGCCGATGCGTTCGGCGTCGAGGACGCCTACACCGGCGACCTGGAGACTGTGCGCGAAGAGGCCGTGCAGGCCGTCCACAAGCTGACCGTGGATCTGAAGAACCCGACCACGATTTCCGAAGTGGGCGCCACCGAGGGCGACCTTGAGCCGCTGGCTCACGACGCCTTCAACGACGTGTGCACCCCCGGCAACCCGCGTCAGGCCACGCAGGAGGACATCCTCGCCATCTACAAGTCGCTGATGTGA
- a CDS encoding glycosyltransferase family 2 protein, with protein sequence MTLLSVLDILLVIVGGAGMIYQGLCIVMSLFAKPVRFPDAPMTNRYAVLISARNEEKVIGNLIGSIRDQTYPSNLIDIWLVADNCTDNTADVVRSLGCHVVERHNLELVGKGYALTYLLGHMLDIGVADDYEAYFVFDADNKLDKHYFEEMNKAFCSGFKILTSYRNSVNLADNWVSSGSALWFIRESRFLSNSRMILGSSCHVGGTGFMFSREVMKRNKGWKFHLLTEDLEFTMDSILHGDRIGYCGTAILYDEQPVTFSQSWRQRLRWSKGFLQVFRYYGSALLKRAVRERDFSCIDFTLMLCPFTVLGAIRAVMGLLFAACGFVSWPSQLQSLASWSSGIIISVLGLMALAALTIIVERDQIGATNKELLAYVLSFPIYMLSYVPISFQALFSKAQWKPIAHKG encoded by the coding sequence ATGACCCTGCTTTCAGTACTCGATATTCTTCTGGTAATCGTCGGTGGTGCCGGCATGATATATCAGGGACTGTGTATCGTGATGTCCCTGTTCGCCAAGCCCGTGCGCTTCCCCGACGCCCCGATGACCAACCGGTATGCCGTGCTGATCTCCGCGCGCAACGAAGAAAAAGTGATCGGCAACCTTATTGGGTCGATTCGCGATCAGACCTACCCGTCCAACCTCATCGACATCTGGCTGGTGGCCGACAACTGCACCGACAACACCGCCGACGTGGTGCGGTCTTTGGGCTGCCATGTGGTGGAACGCCACAATCTTGAGCTGGTTGGCAAGGGATATGCGCTGACGTATCTGTTGGGGCATATGCTCGACATCGGTGTGGCCGACGACTATGAGGCCTACTTCGTGTTCGATGCCGATAACAAGCTGGACAAGCACTACTTCGAGGAAATGAACAAGGCGTTCTGCTCCGGATTCAAGATTCTGACCAGCTACCGTAATTCGGTGAATCTGGCGGATAACTGGGTGTCTTCTGGTTCTGCGCTGTGGTTCATCCGTGAATCGCGATTCCTGTCTAACTCGCGTATGATTCTCGGCTCCTCTTGCCACGTGGGCGGTACGGGATTTATGTTCTCCCGCGAGGTGATGAAGCGGAACAAGGGATGGAAGTTCCATCTGCTCACTGAAGATCTTGAATTCACTATGGATTCGATTCTGCATGGCGACCGCATCGGCTATTGCGGTACTGCGATTCTCTACGACGAGCAGCCGGTTACCTTCTCGCAAAGTTGGCGTCAGCGTTTACGTTGGAGCAAGGGATTCCTGCAGGTATTCCGTTATTATGGCTCGGCATTGCTGAAACGCGCGGTTCGCGAACGTGATTTCTCCTGCATCGACTTCACCTTGATGCTGTGTCCGTTTACCGTGTTGGGCGCGATTCGCGCGGTGATGGGCTTGCTGTTCGCCGCGTGTGGCTTCGTGAGTTGGCCGAGCCAGCTGCAATCGCTGGCCAGTTGGTCCAGCGGCATCATCATATCGGTGTTGGGCCTGATGGCATTGGCTGCATTGACCATCATTGTCGAGCGCGACCAGATCGGTGCCACGAACAAGGAGCTGCTCGCCTATGTGCTCAGCTTCCCGATTTACATGCTCAGCTACGTGCCGATCTCCTTCCAGGCCCTCTTCTCCAAAGCCCAGTGGAAGCCCATCGCGCATAAGGGTTGA
- a CDS encoding AI-2E family transporter, translating into MSERARNVNSTDTSRTGAAEAGTDPGDENRIDFGTLFPAKGDSRRPPEWFGRALLYVALAVIVFMFCWRSWGDISYLVFDIIISLFLALAVEPLVVALVAHGWKRGVASAVSLVGVAVVVGVLLTLFGNMFVQQMIAMVRGLPAMYGQIREFADQYTTFKMPEISNLGMEIFNNIQTSWVTDFAGTAMSTVGGLFSFLLNLMTVVMTTYYISAAGPKLRRSFCQWLAPNTQRRFLLVWTVAQGQISSFLFSRSILALINAICTAIFLEILHVPYWLPLALFCGVVSQFIPTVGTYIGGALPVLFAWGNRGWTYAVAVLVFIIVYQQIENLILSPRISQRTMDINAAVAFLSVLAFGSLFGAFGAFLALPVTASLQAIFRAYTKRYELIDSPLMNDPTPEKKSKIVEASEAFGEHVLQPIGEHMPRAAKGSTSRVPMNEELRLLQEQIYAIPPHETKESDLDDSATVAIPKNVLSSSARKGLRGTEPESDVDDTDNADNTVGADASSDEPDTAAIPQRGAANTQQPERPEQRKQTKQSDQSASSNPRAGWR; encoded by the coding sequence ATGAGTGAACGCGCGCGAAACGTAAACAGCACCGACACGTCGAGAACCGGTGCCGCAGAAGCCGGGACAGACCCGGGCGACGAGAATCGTATCGACTTTGGTACTTTGTTCCCTGCCAAGGGAGATTCCCGCAGGCCACCGGAATGGTTCGGCCGCGCGCTGCTGTATGTGGCCCTCGCCGTCATCGTGTTCATGTTCTGCTGGCGCTCGTGGGGCGACATCTCCTATCTGGTGTTCGACATCATCATCTCGCTGTTCCTGGCGCTGGCCGTCGAACCGCTGGTGGTGGCGCTGGTGGCTCATGGCTGGAAGCGTGGCGTGGCTTCCGCCGTCAGTCTGGTGGGCGTGGCCGTGGTCGTGGGTGTGCTGCTCACGCTGTTCGGCAATATGTTCGTACAGCAGATGATTGCCATGGTCCGCGGTTTGCCGGCAATGTATGGGCAGATTCGTGAGTTCGCGGACCAGTACACCACGTTCAAGATGCCGGAAATCAGCAATCTTGGCATGGAAATCTTCAACAATATCCAGACCTCGTGGGTCACCGATTTCGCCGGCACCGCCATGAGTACGGTGGGTGGCCTGTTCTCCTTCCTGCTGAACCTCATGACCGTGGTAATGACCACGTATTACATCTCCGCCGCCGGCCCAAAGCTGCGCCGCTCCTTCTGCCAGTGGCTGGCCCCCAACACGCAGCGTCGATTCCTGCTGGTGTGGACCGTGGCCCAAGGCCAGATTTCGTCCTTCCTGTTCTCCCGTTCGATTCTGGCGTTGATCAACGCCATTTGCACTGCCATCTTCTTGGAGATCCTGCATGTGCCCTACTGGCTGCCGTTGGCCCTGTTCTGCGGCGTGGTATCCCAGTTCATCCCCACGGTCGGTACCTATATCGGCGGTGCGCTGCCGGTGCTGTTCGCTTGGGGCAACCGCGGGTGGACGTACGCCGTGGCGGTGCTGGTGTTCATCATCGTCTACCAGCAGATTGAGAACCTGATTCTCTCGCCGAGAATCTCCCAGCGCACGATGGACATCAACGCGGCCGTCGCCTTCCTCTCGGTGCTGGCGTTCGGCTCGCTGTTCGGCGCGTTCGGCGCGTTCCTGGCGCTGCCGGTCACCGCATCGCTGCAGGCCATTTTCCGTGCGTACACCAAGCGCTATGAGCTGATTGACTCACCGCTGATGAACGATCCGACTCCGGAGAAGAAGTCCAAGATCGTCGAGGCGTCCGAGGCGTTCGGCGAGCACGTATTGCAGCCAATCGGCGAGCACATGCCACGTGCGGCCAAGGGGTCCACCAGCCGTGTGCCGATGAACGAGGAACTGCGTTTGCTGCAGGAACAGATCTATGCGATTCCGCCACACGAGACGAAAGAATCCGATTTGGACGATTCCGCCACCGTGGCGATTCCGAAGAACGTGCTATCCTCCAGCGCTCGCAAGGGATTGCGCGGCACCGAGCCGGAGTCGGATGTCGATGATACCGATAATGCCGATAATACAGTCGGTGCGGATGCAAGCTCTGATGAGCCGGACACGGCGGCGATTCCGCAGCGTGGTGCCGCGAATACGCAGCAGCCTGAGCGGCCCGAGCAACGCAAGCAAACCAAGCAGTCTGATCAATCTGCCTCCAGCAATCCTAGGGCGGGGTGGCGCTGA
- a CDS encoding glycosyltransferase has translation MLNVSIIIPAWNEAERIRDCLLNATRQTIMPHEVLVVDNRSTDNTCAIVEQFIAEHPEAPIKLLHQNDEQGLIPTRNFGLDAATGDVLGRFDADCMIRPDWVEVVSGIFTEDPAAMGATGPVMYYDMPSRHFGLKGDNSLRKRIYRADGGQPLLFGSNMALRASAWHQIANEVCRDKADVMHEDIDISLHLMGKNLKTVYSPRMIAAMSARRMDTSLGSFLNYMRRFKNTFDAHPQHTRTHKPEVLFTAMYPAMHMFYPVWQKVLNSADINPAEAAWINEQMELAEAQGKQLYDETTTDEVYDEKHER, from the coding sequence ATGCTCAACGTTTCGATCATCATCCCAGCGTGGAACGAAGCCGAACGCATCCGCGACTGCCTGCTGAACGCCACCCGTCAGACCATCATGCCGCATGAGGTGCTGGTGGTGGACAACCGTTCTACGGACAACACCTGCGCGATTGTCGAACAGTTCATCGCCGAACATCCCGAGGCCCCGATCAAACTATTGCATCAGAACGATGAACAGGGACTGATTCCCACCCGCAACTTTGGCCTGGACGCCGCGACCGGCGATGTGCTGGGCCGTTTTGATGCCGACTGCATGATTCGGCCCGACTGGGTGGAGGTGGTCTCCGGCATCTTCACCGAAGACCCGGCCGCGATGGGTGCCACTGGTCCGGTGATGTATTACGACATGCCCTCACGCCATTTTGGGTTGAAGGGCGACAATTCCTTGCGCAAGCGAATCTACCGCGCCGATGGCGGACAGCCGCTGCTGTTCGGTTCCAATATGGCCTTGCGCGCTTCGGCTTGGCATCAGATCGCGAATGAGGTCTGCCGAGATAAGGCCGATGTGATGCATGAGGATATCGATATTTCCCTGCATCTGATGGGCAAGAATCTGAAAACCGTGTACTCGCCGCGCATGATCGCCGCGATGAGCGCGCGACGGATGGACACGTCGCTGGGTTCATTCCTGAACTACATGCGACGTTTTAAGAATACGTTTGATGCACATCCGCAGCACACGCGCACGCATAAGCCAGAGGTGTTGTTCACCGCCATGTATCCGGCGATGCACATGTTCTACCCGGTGTGGCAGAAAGTGCTGAATTCCGCGGATATCAATCCTGCTGAAGCCGCGTGGATCAACGAGCAGATGGAACTGGCGGAGGCGCAAGGCAAGCAGCTGTACGACGAGACCACCACCGACGAAGTCTACGACGAAAAGCACGAGAGATAG